Proteins encoded within one genomic window of Methanothrix harundinacea 6Ac:
- a CDS encoding MFS transporter yields MTEDPSQKMAALAAAAGSSFLTPFMGSSVNIALPAIGEEFSLDAVTLSWVATSAVLAAAIFLVPFGRLADIHGRKRVFTWGVVTYTGSALLCALATSAPMLIAFRFTQGMGGAMIFGTGTAILTSAFPARERGKALGVSVAAVYLGLTLGPSLGGLLTFTFGWRAVFLSNLPVGLLLLLLIAWRLRGEVAEARGESFDLLGSALYCLGLLATIYGFSRLPEPVGGGLLLLGLAGIAAFALWESRTTSPLLETSLFRDNRPFALSNLAALINYTATFGVGFLLSLHLQYVQGFSAREAGLVLMAQPLLMIFVALLSGWLSDRMSPGILAGLGMGLTTASLLTLLDLGRETSLWSVIGSLMILGLGVGLFSSPNTNAVMSSVQPRFYGVASSTLGTMRLSGHMLSMGIVILALSLYMGRVPIAPESIDLFILSGQASLLAFAALSFLGIFASMAGLRRPEPPGRGR; encoded by the coding sequence ATGACCGAAGACCCCTCCCAGAAGATGGCGGCCCTGGCAGCGGCGGCGGGCAGCTCCTTTCTCACCCCCTTCATGGGCTCCTCGGTGAACATCGCCCTCCCGGCGATCGGCGAGGAGTTCTCCTTGGACGCTGTCACCTTGAGCTGGGTGGCGACATCGGCGGTCCTGGCGGCGGCGATCTTCCTCGTCCCCTTCGGCCGCCTCGCCGACATCCACGGCCGAAAAAGGGTCTTCACCTGGGGCGTCGTCACCTATACGGGCTCGGCCCTCCTCTGCGCCCTCGCGACCTCGGCCCCGATGCTGATAGCCTTTCGGTTCACCCAAGGGATGGGAGGGGCGATGATCTTCGGGACCGGCACCGCCATCCTCACCTCCGCCTTCCCCGCCCGGGAGCGGGGGAAGGCCCTGGGGGTGAGCGTCGCCGCCGTATACCTCGGCCTCACCCTGGGGCCGTCCCTGGGGGGGCTCCTCACCTTCACCTTCGGCTGGAGGGCGGTCTTCCTCTCTAACCTCCCCGTCGGCCTCCTGCTGCTCCTCTTGATCGCCTGGCGGCTCCGAGGGGAGGTGGCCGAGGCCCGGGGCGAGAGCTTCGACCTCCTAGGCTCTGCCCTCTACTGCCTCGGCCTTCTCGCCACGATCTACGGCTTCTCCAGGCTGCCGGAGCCCGTCGGCGGAGGTCTCCTCCTCCTCGGCCTCGCCGGCATCGCCGCCTTCGCCCTCTGGGAGTCGAGGACGACGAGCCCCCTCCTGGAGACGAGCCTCTTTCGGGATAACAGGCCCTTCGCCCTCTCAAACCTCGCCGCCCTGATCAACTACACCGCCACCTTCGGGGTGGGTTTCCTCCTCAGCCTCCACCTCCAGTATGTCCAGGGCTTCTCGGCCCGGGAGGCAGGGCTGGTCCTGATGGCCCAGCCTCTGCTGATGATCTTCGTCGCCCTCCTCTCGGGCTGGCTCAGCGACCGGATGAGCCCCGGGATCCTGGCGGGACTAGGGATGGGGCTGACTACCGCGAGCCTCCTAACCCTCCTCGACCTCGGGCGGGAGACCTCCCTCTGGTCGGTGATCGGAAGCCTGATGATCCTCGGCCTCGGCGTCGGCCTATTCTCCTCCCCCAACACCAACGCCGTAATGAGCTCCGTCCAGCCGAGGTTCTACGGCGTCGCCTCCTCGACCCTGGGGACGATGAGGCTCTCTGGCCACATGCTGAGCATGGGGATAGTGATCCTCGCCCTCTCCCTTTACATGGGGCGGGTGCCGATCGCCCCTGAGAGCATAGACCTCTTCATATTGAGCGGTCAGGCCTCCCTCCTCGCCTTCGCCGCCCTCTCTTTTTTGGGGATATTCGCGAGCATGGCCGGCTTGCGGCGACCGGAGCCTCCCGGCCGGGGTAGATGA
- a CDS encoding NifB/NifX family molybdenum-iron cluster-binding protein gives MKICVTATGPGLEAPADPRFGRCAYFVIVDVDTMVAESISNSSASAASGAGIQAAQTIANAGAAALITGNIGPNAAETLKAAGVKVYLASGGTVREAVERFKKGELTETSSASVQPHSGMGRGGGRGGGRGGGRGQGGQNR, from the coding sequence ATGAAAATTTGTGTTACAGCCACCGGCCCAGGCCTCGAAGCCCCCGCCGACCCGAGGTTTGGAAGGTGCGCCTACTTCGTGATCGTGGACGTTGATACGATGGTGGCGGAATCGATCTCCAACTCCAGCGCCAGCGCCGCCAGCGGCGCCGGGATCCAGGCGGCCCAGACGATCGCCAACGCAGGTGCTGCTGCTCTTATAACTGGCAACATCGGCCCCAACGCCGCCGAGACCCTGAAGGCCGCAGGGGTGAAGGTCTACCTCGCCTCGGGCGGGACAGTTCGAGAGGCTGTGGAGAGGTTCAAGAAAGGAGAGCTCACCGAGACCTCCTCCGCCTCGGTCCAGCCCCACTCGGGGATGGGCCGCGGCGGAGGCCGGGGCGGCGGTCGTGGCGGCGGAAGGGGACAGGGCGGTCAGAACCGGTGA
- a CDS encoding NifB/NifX family molybdenum-iron cluster-binding protein: MKVAVPTMGDKGLEELICAHFGRAETFTIVDIDSGDVEVLKNTSEHMGGTGLPPELISARGAHVMLAGGLGPKAVKMFEGFGIEVFIGATGTVRDAIADWKEGYLEEATDENACREHRH, encoded by the coding sequence ATGAAAGTTGCAGTTCCAACCATGGGGGATAAAGGGCTCGAGGAGCTGATCTGCGCTCACTTCGGGCGGGCCGAGACCTTCACGATAGTCGACATCGATTCCGGGGACGTCGAGGTTTTGAAGAATACAAGCGAGCACATGGGAGGGACCGGCCTTCCTCCGGAGCTGATCTCCGCCAGGGGAGCCCACGTCATGCTGGCGGGGGGGCTCGGCCCCAAGGCGGTGAAGATGTTCGAGGGGTTCGGCATCGAGGTCTTCATCGGGGCTACCGGTACCGTCCGGGACGCCATAGCCGACTGGAAGGAGGGGTACCTGGAGGAGGCCACCGACGAGAACGCCTGCCGGGAGCACCGCCACTGA
- a CDS encoding DUF11 domain-containing protein, giving the protein MIELKYTFSISIFYHARSNIKRELKLILFMLLLASIFFISATSAQGEASVSIMKIASATSVSPGEPLYYAIFYENDGDTDLTGVDITESYPPGTEFVQASIDPKPGTVNVWEIGDLSPGEGGVIGIGVMVHDIQDLEFSEEGRVVGEGFVSVRDSLSTSPVGHNLKNVATIDSDQTAPVNASVSVAISNTKLDIMEHGSGTYESDEKLKLRTENTSISMEKDGSSGYKSTSIHLYNNRTVNYSSKWTQIASAENWATGASMSESYRYATSIDRKSRMFLDENESVMNIESVFNGTGHIGFLKMPFDTSTSSNGPAPSPPPTPQALPLFESREDYFGSFRILQIVDEYGSSVTSDKYVSGTGRVAVNKGIGSNQSSYESGTGTYDSEEMIRTYTNYISKDISLVHAPMSQSLTDDVSIESSMRWKEGMYSRSPGGSYIGEEYTSADYLYKSAVAAGLNNTETIANFSGRARYRAILRDSLDFDELYEGNHLIERRINLYVSAPKYNLPHLNVTTTLEWIDEETIGVNETIATYTISIENDGDRALAPVYVRDIFPPGSVFIHPASVRPTELNDKYANWTLTHLGIGDVATIIFSLEVTKALHVESLTHHPAELVNRVEACGGYNGSEWICGSNGVSVVKTAQLDPQNGSIVWYKIYVNNDANSDRAATVTDQLPEGMKLLDPTFPASSEDNGTITWNLEDIEPFDTETITYSVEALHAGRFVNVVRVDPKSLDGLPEHPVYATAVIDIEQVDKERIGSTWRPPNWDFEYVGYSEETTCDEICSMSQ; this is encoded by the coding sequence ATGATTGAATTGAAATATACCTTCTCGATCTCGATCTTCTACCACGCCAGGAGCAACATCAAACGAGAACTGAAACTAATTTTGTTCATGCTATTGCTCGCATCAATTTTCTTCATCTCGGCCACCTCAGCCCAGGGCGAGGCGAGCGTCTCTATTATGAAGATCGCATCCGCCACCAGCGTATCTCCAGGAGAGCCCCTGTATTACGCCATATTTTACGAAAATGACGGGGATACTGATCTTACCGGAGTCGATATAACCGAGAGTTATCCCCCCGGGACCGAGTTCGTCCAGGCATCGATCGATCCGAAGCCGGGAACGGTGAATGTGTGGGAGATAGGAGATCTCTCCCCAGGCGAAGGGGGAGTTATCGGGATAGGGGTTATGGTTCACGATATTCAGGATCTCGAATTCTCCGAAGAGGGGCGGGTCGTCGGTGAGGGGTTTGTGAGCGTCAGGGATAGCCTATCCACGAGCCCTGTAGGCCATAACCTGAAAAACGTGGCAACGATCGACTCTGATCAGACGGCTCCCGTTAACGCCTCAGTTTCAGTTGCCATCAGCAATACAAAGCTCGATATCATGGAGCACGGCAGCGGCACTTACGAAAGCGATGAGAAGCTAAAGCTCAGGACGGAGAACACGTCGATATCGATGGAAAAGGACGGGTCTTCAGGATACAAATCGACTTCTATCCACCTCTACAACAACAGGACGGTGAACTACTCTTCGAAATGGACCCAGATTGCCAGCGCCGAAAACTGGGCGACCGGGGCCTCAATGAGCGAATCGTACAGGTACGCGACATCGATAGACCGCAAGTCTAGGATGTTTCTCGACGAGAACGAGTCGGTGATGAATATAGAATCGGTGTTCAACGGGACCGGTCACATCGGATTTTTGAAGATGCCTTTCGATACTTCAACCTCTTCCAACGGACCTGCTCCCTCACCACCTCCAACGCCTCAGGCGCTGCCGCTCTTCGAGTCCCGCGAGGACTACTTCGGGAGCTTTAGGATACTGCAGATCGTCGACGAGTACGGATCTAGCGTCACCTCCGACAAGTACGTCTCAGGAACGGGCCGCGTCGCCGTCAACAAGGGCATCGGTTCCAATCAGAGCAGCTACGAATCTGGCACTGGAACCTACGACTCTGAGGAGATGATAAGAACCTACACAAACTACATCTCAAAAGACATAAGCCTTGTACACGCGCCGATGAGCCAGAGCCTCACTGATGACGTCTCGATTGAGTCTTCGATGAGGTGGAAGGAGGGCATGTACTCCAGAAGCCCAGGCGGAAGCTACATCGGCGAGGAGTACACCAGTGCCGATTATCTCTATAAATCCGCGGTGGCGGCAGGACTAAACAATACCGAAACCATCGCCAACTTCTCGGGCCGAGCCAGGTACAGGGCGATTCTGAGGGACAGCCTAGACTTTGACGAGCTCTACGAGGGCAACCACTTGATCGAGAGGAGAATAAACCTATACGTGTCGGCTCCAAAATACAACCTGCCCCATTTGAACGTCACCACGACCTTAGAATGGATCGACGAGGAGACGATCGGGGTAAACGAAACGATCGCCACCTACACCATCAGTATCGAGAACGACGGGGACAGGGCGCTTGCACCAGTCTACGTGAGGGACATCTTCCCGCCGGGATCTGTTTTCATCCATCCCGCCTCGGTAAGGCCCACAGAGCTGAATGATAAGTATGCCAACTGGACGCTGACGCATCTTGGTATAGGGGATGTCGCCACCATAATATTCAGCCTGGAGGTGACGAAAGCTCTTCACGTGGAGTCCTTGACCCATCATCCAGCAGAGCTGGTGAACAGAGTGGAAGCCTGCGGCGGTTACAACGGCAGCGAATGGATCTGCGGATCCAACGGCGTGTCGGTTGTTAAGACGGCCCAGTTAGATCCCCAGAATGGTAGCATCGTCTGGTACAAAATATACGTCAACAACGATGCCAATAGCGACAGAGCTGCCACGGTGACCGACCAGTTGCCAGAAGGCATGAAGCTTCTGGACCCCACATTCCCAGCTTCATCGGAGGATAACGGTACCATCACATGGAACTTGGAGGATATCGAGCCGTTCGATACGGAGACCATAACTTACAGTGTAGAGGCGCTCCACGCAGGAAGGTTTGTGAACGTTGTCAGAGTAGACCCCAAGTCTCTCGACGGGCTTCCAGAGCACCCAGTATATGCAACCGCCGTTATCGACATCGAACAGGTGGATAAAGAGCGGATCGGCTCGACGTGGCGGCCTCCGAACTGGGACTTCGAGTACGTCGGCTACTCCGAAGAGACAACCTGCGACGAGATCTGCTCTATGAGCCAGTGA
- a CDS encoding carboxymuconolactone decarboxylase family protein, whose protein sequence is MSFEEDLERILDKGTEQTAEDMLESIEKAYGEVPYIFGFMKDKPELLVTKILHNNAIIRSSKALDLETQELISIAVAAAIRCSHCLKLHLRIAKRMGITDDEIGAALLIAGNIANATVLAMATRELNEEKDACPVCQVSGNGDPMDI, encoded by the coding sequence ATGAGTTTTGAAGAAGATCTGGAGAGGATCCTCGATAAGGGCACAGAACAGACGGCGGAGGATATGCTCGAGTCGATCGAGAAGGCGTACGGCGAGGTCCCTTATATATTCGGGTTCATGAAGGACAAGCCCGAGCTTCTGGTGACGAAGATCCTTCACAACAACGCCATCATAAGAAGCTCCAAGGCCCTGGACCTGGAGACCCAGGAGCTGATATCCATCGCCGTCGCCGCGGCGATCCGGTGCAGCCACTGCCTCAAGCTCCACCTCAGGATCGCTAAGAGGATGGGGATCACCGACGACGAGATCGGAGCCGCCCTCCTCATAGCCGGGAACATCGCCAACGCCACCGTCCTCGCCATGGCCACGAGGGAGCTGAACGAGGAGAAGGACGCCTGCCCCGTCTGTCAGGTGAGCGGGAACGGGGACCCGATGGACATTTGA
- a CDS encoding methanogenesis marker 7 protein, whose translation MLDPVMFTGGVYKHDLVTELVEDLGGYLLQKNVTQSEVILLMLVPHEDMPVLEALTKELKGKLERAPLAGTEIAVVTPTLAIHHLPHPACDVAEYLRRHGAKSNMIGMSRGVAKKIAQMDEYETALINEHDAVVFTFGNFADCILKKEHLYRTLTVPVIVTGGPDMRKEDLPYAFEYVPNVGRIAHRSRKATEIGSLDNIVAAVGRALDSVRTSISKDPLTTTPPRVMDAVREQVPDVLISHSPLPIALNLNGLRIKLPYEEYHEAVAGVRFEEGVTLGEIAKVMPSRMKDYILVRILPVSETGFVV comes from the coding sequence ATGCTTGATCCCGTGATGTTCACCGGCGGCGTCTACAAGCACGACCTGGTGACGGAGCTCGTCGAGGACCTGGGAGGGTACCTCCTCCAGAAGAACGTCACCCAGAGCGAGGTGATCCTTCTGATGCTCGTCCCCCACGAGGACATGCCGGTCCTGGAGGCATTGACCAAGGAGCTGAAGGGGAAGCTGGAACGGGCGCCACTGGCGGGTACGGAGATCGCCGTGGTGACCCCGACCCTCGCCATCCATCACCTCCCCCACCCCGCCTGCGACGTCGCCGAGTACCTCAGGAGGCACGGGGCGAAGAGCAACATGATCGGGATGAGCCGGGGGGTGGCGAAGAAGATCGCCCAGATGGACGAGTACGAGACCGCCCTCATCAACGAGCACGATGCCGTCGTCTTCACCTTCGGGAACTTCGCCGACTGCATCCTGAAGAAGGAGCACCTCTACCGGACCCTCACCGTCCCGGTGATCGTTACCGGCGGACCCGATATGAGGAAGGAAGACCTTCCCTACGCCTTCGAGTACGTCCCAAACGTCGGCAGGATTGCCCACCGTTCCCGGAAGGCGACGGAGATCGGAAGCCTCGACAACATAGTCGCCGCGGTGGGGAGAGCCCTCGACAGCGTCCGCACCTCGATCTCCAAGGACCCCCTCACCACCACGCCACCGCGGGTGATGGACGCGGTGAGGGAGCAGGTCCCCGACGTCCTCATCTCCCATTCGCCGCTCCCTATCGCCCTCAACCTCAACGGCCTGAGGATCAAGCTTCCTTATGAGGAGTATCACGAGGCGGTGGCGGGGGTCAGGTTCGAGGAGGGGGTGACCCTGGGTGAGATAGCCAAGGTGATGCCGTCGAGGATGAAGGACTATATACTCGTTCGGATATTGCCCGTCTCTGAAACCGGCTTTGTCGTCTAG
- a CDS encoding methanogenesis marker 17 protein, giving the protein MEMDPLEVFEVQMPGEEYGAKKYREIIMDILQDLGLIRSIGRLYVYVDILVPYFAVFGMIRGKLPPLRVRDVGDLVAAEGGYQITVEDEEHMAGLIRALWEAYGREKVEQPDRNVLVVLSDQSPEELVVADLETEFRRDLMDALVRISPEGFRNRRNEMGKESFFFLAAEETITPELVAEAKEKIGGMRDA; this is encoded by the coding sequence ATGGAGATGGACCCCCTCGAGGTCTTCGAGGTCCAGATGCCCGGGGAGGAGTATGGGGCGAAGAAGTATCGAGAGATCATCATGGACATCCTCCAGGACCTGGGGCTGATCAGGTCGATCGGGAGGCTCTACGTCTACGTCGACATCCTCGTCCCCTACTTCGCCGTCTTCGGGATGATCCGGGGGAAGCTCCCCCCCCTGAGGGTGAGGGACGTCGGGGATCTGGTGGCCGCCGAGGGCGGATACCAGATCACCGTGGAGGACGAGGAGCATATGGCCGGCCTCATCCGCGCCCTCTGGGAGGCCTACGGCCGGGAGAAGGTGGAGCAGCCCGACAGGAACGTTCTGGTGGTCCTATCGGACCAATCCCCCGAGGAGCTGGTGGTGGCGGACCTGGAGACGGAGTTCCGCAGGGACCTGATGGACGCCCTCGTCAGGATATCCCCCGAGGGCTTCAGGAACCGGAGGAACGAGATGGGAAAAGAGAGCTTCTTCTTCCTGGCGGCGGAGGAGACGATAACCCCCGAGCTGGTCGCCGAGGCGAAGGAGAAGATCGGAGGCATGCGAGATGCTTGA
- a CDS encoding methanogenesis marker 15 protein — MIRIAQLSCGPEYSGVQGELEKAAEMVGAELIFPEVSLDDVRNVEERFGIEVASGDLNLAMARATRIVENPDLADAVFVATCFRCAEGAIVRSELRKYIHENSRIPVLSYSFTERTTAETLLTRMEALVTTAKFKGLLSRERQTGLTAGIDSGSTTTKSVVMRDNEVIGTGWVPTTEVLKSAEAAYNAALESAGVERGEIEGLGTTGYGRQLVGKEFGAKLIQEEITVNSKGAVFLADSQKGAATVIDIGGMDNKAISVQDGVPGTFTMGGICAGASGRFLELTARRLGVEITELGKLALKGDHRKVPMNSYCIVFGTQSLVNSLSAGSRPEDVAMAACHSVAEQVFEQQLQEVEVKEPVIMVGGTALIEGLPRAMEQLLGLKVIVPEYAQYIGCVGASLLVSGLVED; from the coding sequence TTGATAAGAATAGCCCAGCTCTCCTGCGGCCCCGAGTACAGCGGCGTCCAGGGGGAACTGGAGAAGGCCGCCGAGATGGTGGGGGCCGAGCTCATCTTCCCTGAGGTATCCCTAGACGACGTCAGGAACGTCGAGGAGAGGTTCGGGATCGAGGTGGCGAGCGGCGATCTGAACCTCGCCATGGCGAGGGCCACCAGGATCGTGGAGAACCCCGACCTCGCCGACGCCGTCTTCGTAGCCACCTGCTTTCGGTGCGCCGAGGGGGCGATCGTCAGAAGCGAGCTGCGGAAGTACATCCACGAGAACTCCAGGATCCCAGTCCTCAGCTACTCCTTTACCGAGAGGACGACGGCCGAGACCCTCCTCACGAGGATGGAGGCCCTCGTCACCACCGCCAAGTTCAAGGGTCTATTAAGTCGGGAGAGGCAGACCGGCCTCACCGCCGGGATCGACTCCGGCTCGACGACGACCAAGTCGGTGGTGATGAGGGATAACGAGGTAATAGGGACCGGATGGGTCCCCACCACCGAGGTTCTAAAGAGCGCCGAGGCGGCCTACAATGCCGCCCTCGAATCGGCGGGGGTCGAGAGGGGGGAGATCGAGGGGCTGGGAACGACCGGATACGGCCGCCAACTCGTGGGCAAAGAGTTCGGCGCAAAGCTGATCCAAGAGGAGATCACCGTCAACTCCAAGGGGGCGGTCTTCCTGGCAGATTCCCAGAAGGGCGCCGCCACGGTGATAGATATCGGAGGGATGGACAACAAGGCGATATCCGTCCAGGATGGGGTCCCGGGAACCTTCACCATGGGCGGGATCTGCGCCGGGGCCTCAGGGAGGTTTCTGGAGCTGACGGCCAGAAGGCTCGGGGTCGAGATTACGGAGCTCGGGAAGCTCGCCCTCAAGGGAGACCATCGAAAAGTCCCCATGAACAGCTACTGCATAGTATTCGGAACCCAGAGCCTGGTGAACAGCCTCTCCGCGGGGTCCAGGCCCGAGGACGTGGCGATGGCCGCCTGCCACAGCGTCGCCGAGCAGGTCTTCGAGCAGCAGCTCCAGGAGGTGGAGGTGAAGGAGCCGGTGATCATGGTGGGCGGGACCGCCCTCATCGAGGGTCTCCCGAGGGCGATGGAGCAGCTCCTGGGGCTGAAGGTGATCGTCCCAGAGTACGCCCAGTACATCGGTTGCGTCGGAGCAAGCCTCCTCGTCTCGGGGCTCGTGGAGGACTGA
- a CDS encoding methanogenesis marker 5 protein, whose protein sequence is MVKVMVYPPTSMILADLVERTGHEALVVSKEVRKMVNTPGLDSPPLNMTPEDPKKGLKYAAVDVPSGVRGRMALIGPMIEEAEAAIVVMNDRCTLGCTGCARTNELTRFLLRTKRIPLLEMEFPGDELAARRFVSKIREFLEGLS, encoded by the coding sequence ATGGTCAAAGTCATGGTTTACCCCCCCACCAGCATGATCCTCGCGGACCTCGTCGAGAGGACGGGCCACGAGGCGCTGGTGGTATCAAAAGAGGTCAGAAAGATGGTCAACACCCCCGGTCTCGACTCCCCTCCCCTGAACATGACCCCGGAGGACCCGAAGAAGGGGCTGAAGTACGCCGCCGTCGACGTCCCCTCGGGTGTCAGGGGTCGGATGGCCCTCATCGGTCCGATGATAGAGGAGGCAGAGGCGGCGATCGTCGTGATGAACGACCGGTGCACCCTGGGGTGCACAGGATGCGCCAGGACCAACGAGCTGACCCGCTTCCTCCTCAGGACCAAGAGGATACCCCTCCTGGAGATGGAGTTTCCCGGGGATGAGCTGGCAGCGCGGCGGTTCGTCTCGAAGATCCGGGAGTTTCTGGAGGGGTTGAGTTGA
- a CDS encoding methanogenesis marker 6 protein, translated as MKATKYVVTSQESDVLPSDIALKIYELGRDINVKETCFGVIIDGEEEDIRATVEELRKMDESNIFIKDRGFPPGDPRRCRGHRGGGARPGFYMMQHESEILPLISRALEADLRGEEAPPSAEAKKRPGLEELEEMINEEFS; from the coding sequence GTGAAGGCTACCAAGTACGTGGTGACGAGCCAGGAGTCCGACGTCCTCCCCTCCGACATCGCTCTCAAGATATACGAGCTCGGCCGGGATATCAACGTCAAAGAGACCTGCTTTGGCGTCATCATCGACGGCGAGGAGGAGGACATCAGGGCGACGGTGGAGGAGCTGAGGAAGATGGACGAGAGCAACATCTTCATCAAAGATCGGGGCTTTCCGCCCGGGGATCCCAGGAGGTGTCGGGGGCATCGAGGCGGAGGAGCCAGGCCCGGCTTCTACATGATGCAGCACGAGTCCGAGATCCTGCCCCTGATATCCCGGGCCCTCGAGGCCGACCTTCGGGGCGAGGAGGCCCCGCCCTCCGCCGAGGCGAAGAAGCGGCCTGGGCTGGAGGAGCTGGAAGAGATGATAAACGAGGAGTTTTCCTGA
- the mmp3 gene encoding methyl-coenzyme M reductase-associated protein Mmp3, with amino-acid sequence MKVFVDGAEVTLPDGSTLKDALDAAGASPGEGAIIGIVRGREEEARETNSYWLNTTKGKLRIELLDTGLVGPWHQAVSQISGLQARWSDGAAVAFGPVGTAIAPTRGENEYDRWEVIFGTSGFEADKTQVIFARRRHSAAYGAPGENRGVFAAVVGGKDLLGRLEKGDAILEAEPIVEWSALSDKMVTRDLSLPLTDGMEIYTRIEVELLEEAPQGAEFFLAATRDGVFAVDGTSSSYASSDVLLGERIEFENREPRAEGAVTIRTTGRGLGRIFIYKADRTSTPSQSVVGTVTSGMDLVKLAGPGMRLAAKVKPERIMLMGLSLKEAERTAVDRGLEFEVEGYTGDDAVVVEQRPVTTMQILREGRVSVTSIPADRMVAIELYDDLAPKTLDYFRHVVGLKEKPVGPLPVYFVYEKTILFKPAISATSYKEILPENKPVDMVRAGEIGVTNQAAKNAGLVGVKLQDDPRYGPSGEKFLATNIVGRILDLEKLRNVREEETVYVLEVR; translated from the coding sequence TTGAAGGTCTTTGTGGACGGGGCGGAGGTCACCCTTCCGGACGGCTCGACCCTGAAAGACGCCCTGGATGCGGCGGGCGCGTCGCCGGGGGAGGGGGCGATCATCGGGATCGTCCGGGGCCGGGAAGAGGAGGCGCGGGAGACCAACTCCTACTGGCTGAACACCACCAAAGGGAAGCTGAGGATCGAGCTTCTGGATACGGGCCTGGTGGGCCCATGGCACCAGGCGGTCAGCCAGATATCCGGCCTCCAGGCGCGGTGGAGCGACGGCGCTGCAGTCGCCTTCGGGCCGGTGGGAACGGCGATCGCCCCCACCCGGGGCGAGAACGAGTACGACCGGTGGGAGGTGATATTCGGCACCAGCGGCTTTGAGGCGGATAAGACCCAGGTGATCTTCGCCAGGAGGAGGCACTCGGCAGCCTACGGCGCCCCCGGCGAGAACCGGGGGGTCTTCGCTGCGGTGGTGGGGGGCAAAGACCTGCTGGGAAGGCTGGAGAAGGGCGACGCCATCCTGGAGGCGGAGCCGATAGTGGAATGGTCCGCCCTCTCCGATAAGATGGTGACCCGAGACCTCTCGCTCCCTCTGACCGACGGGATGGAGATCTACACCAGGATAGAGGTCGAACTTTTGGAGGAGGCCCCCCAGGGGGCGGAGTTCTTCCTGGCGGCGACGAGGGACGGGGTCTTCGCCGTCGACGGGACCTCCAGCTCTTACGCGTCCTCCGACGTCCTTTTGGGAGAGCGGATCGAGTTTGAGAACCGGGAGCCTCGCGCCGAGGGGGCCGTCACCATCAGGACCACGGGAAGGGGCCTCGGCCGGATCTTCATCTACAAGGCGGACAGGACGTCGACCCCGAGCCAATCGGTGGTGGGGACCGTCACCTCCGGGATGGACCTGGTGAAGCTGGCAGGCCCCGGGATGAGGCTCGCGGCGAAGGTGAAGCCCGAGAGGATCATGCTGATGGGGCTCTCCCTCAAAGAGGCGGAGCGGACCGCCGTCGACCGGGGGCTGGAGTTTGAGGTCGAAGGATATACCGGCGACGACGCTGTGGTGGTGGAGCAGAGGCCCGTCACCACCATGCAGATCCTGAGGGAGGGGCGGGTCTCCGTCACCTCGATCCCCGCCGACCGGATGGTGGCGATCGAGCTCTATGACGACCTCGCCCCCAAGACTCTGGACTACTTCAGGCACGTGGTAGGGCTGAAAGAGAAGCCCGTGGGTCCTCTGCCCGTCTACTTCGTCTACGAGAAGACCATCCTCTTCAAGCCCGCCATCTCCGCCACAAGCTACAAGGAGATCCTCCCCGAGAACAAGCCCGTCGATATGGTCAGGGCCGGGGAGATCGGGGTGACCAACCAGGCGGCGAAGAACGCCGGCCTCGTGGGGGTGAAGCTGCAGGACGACCCCAGGTACGGACCCTCGGGGGAGAAGTTCCTCGCGACCAACATCGTCGGTCGGATCCTCGACCTGGAGAAGCTCCGGAACGTCAGGGAGGAGGAGACCGTCTACGTTCTGGAGGTGCGATAG